The nucleotide sequence CCAGCCGGTGCAACCTGCTGCTGGATCTCGGGATTATTCTGAAAACTGTGAAGACCGCGCTCTTGCGCGAAGGGGCACGCTAAGAGGGCAAGCCCGACACATTTGCCACGTCAAAGGAAGAAATAGCCGATGACCAGCAGCCAGAAGACAAGACAAAACAGCACGACGATCAGCCGGAGTTCCCGCGCCGACAGTTTTCGGATCACTTCCGCGCAAAGTGAATGCGCCGCGCGTGCCAGTCGTGCCACCTTGCCGCTGCCCCACCTGTTTTATACTTAGATATGAATTATCCACGCCTCCGCCCTCGTGTCAATTCGCATCCTGCGGAGGGCTGTCCGCCGGTGGCCTCGCGCCTGAGGCTCAGGTGATGCCATGGGGCTGCTGATCGGCATTCCCACGCGCGGTCGCAGGGCAATTGTCGGCCGGTGCTGCGCGACATTGCACGCCAGACCCGGCTGCCTGACCGGGTCATCCTGGTCATCACGGCGCAAGAGGACCTGGATTTCGCAGATCTGCGCGACGTGCCCTTCTCTGCACAGGTTCTGACGGCGGAGCCCGGTCTGACACGGCAGCGGAATGCCGCGCTGGAGGCGGCGGCACCCGACGATCTTCTGCTGTTTCTGGATGATGACTTTGTCATGGCCGAAGATTACGTGGCGAACCTTTATCTCCTGTTAACGACGATGCCCGATCTGGTGATGCTGACCGGCATGTGCTGCCGATGGCATCGTCGGTCCGGGCCTTGGCTTTGACGAGGCGCGGCGCTGGTGGACAGGCTGCCACCCGTGGCCCCG is from Gemmobacter sp. 24YEA27 and encodes:
- a CDS encoding glycosyltransferase, with the protein product MLRDIARQTRLPDRVILVITAQEDLDFADLRDVPFSAQVLTAEPGLTRQRNAALEAAAPDDLLLFLDDDFVMAEDYVANLYLLLTTMPDLVMLTGMCCRWHRRSGPWL